GTCTCCGCCTCGCCGTCGCCGATCACGCAGGCCACCAGCAGGCCCGGGTTGTCGAGGGCGGCGCCGTAGGCGTGGGCGAGGGAGTAGCCGAGTTCGCCGCCCTCGTGGATCGAGCCGGGCACCTCGGGGGCGACGTGGCTGGGCACACCGCCGGGGAAGGAGAACTGCCGCATCAGCAGCTCCATGCCCTGCGCGTCCCGGGACGCGTCCGGGTACTTCTCGCTGTAGCTGCCCTCCAGCCAGGAGTTGGCGAGGACCGACGGCCCGCCGTGACCCGGGCCCCAGACGCACAGGGCGTCCAGCTCGCGTGCCTTGATCACCCGGCTGAGGTGGGTGTGGACCAGGTTCAGTCCGGGTGAGGTGCCCCAGTGGCCCAGCAGCCGCGGCTTGATGTGCTCGGGCCGCAACGGCTCGGTGAGCAGGGGGTTGGCCAGCAGGTAGATCTGACCAGCCGCCAGGTAGTTGGCGGCCCGCCAGTGGGCGTCCAGCGTGCGCAGTTCCTCGTCGGTCGGTGCGGTCCTGCTGTCCTGGCGCGGGGCCTCGGGCATGAATGACTCCCTGGGGTTTCTGCGGGCGGCCTCAGGAGGAGTACCAGTTTGTTCCGGTTCGATGCCAGGCGCCTCCCGGTCGTACCGCCTCCCGCACGGTGTCAGCCGCCCACCCTCGCGTCCAGACGCAGCCGCAGATCCCGTGACGACGCCCCGATCCACAGGGTCCGGGTCCCGGTGCCCAGCACCCAGTCGTGGACGTCCGGGTCCCAGGAGGACAGGGCCCGGGGCTCGACGCGGACGGTGACGCGCCGCTCCAGCCCCGCCCGCAGAGTGAGCCGCCGGTAGCCGGCCAGCACGCGTACCGGCTGGTCGAGCGGGACGTCCGGGGAGGGACCCGCGTACACCTGCGGCACGTCCACGCCGTCGCGCTCGCCGGTGTTGCGGACCGTGAAGGCGACGTCGAGGCCGTCCGCCGTCCAGACCGCCTCGGGCTCCTCGTAGGCGAAGGACGTGTACGACAGGCCGTGGCCGAAGGGGAACAGCGGCCGCACGCGCTCGGCGTCGTACCAGCGGTGACCGACGTGGATGCCCTCCGTGTACTCCTCGGTGCCGTCGACGCCCGGGTAGCGGCGCGGGTCCCCGGCGACCGGGTGCCGGTCGTCGCCGGCTGGGAAGCTCTGGGTGAGGCGGCCGCCGGGGTCGCGGTCGCCGAACAGGACGGCGGCGGTCGCGGCGGCGCCCTCCTGGCCCGGGTAGTACATCTGGAGCACGGCGCCGGTGCGCTCCAGCCAGGGCATCGACGTGGCGGACGAGGTGTTGAGGACGACGGTGGTGCGCGGGTTGGCGGCCGTCACGGCGTCGATCAGCCGCTCCTGGTTGCCGGGGAGGGCGATGGTCGTGCGGTCCTGGCCCTCGATGGCGTCCTCGTAGGCGAAGAGGACGACATCCCGGGCGGCGCGGGCGGCCCGTACGGCCTGCGTGACGTCCCCGGCCCGAGTCGCGGCGGTGATCCGGCGCAGCCGGAACAGCTGACCGGTCTCCCCGCCCCGGGCGGTGATCGACAGCCGGTGGGTGCCCTCGGTCGGCTTCATGACCCTGCGGCGCACGGACAGGCCGTCGGCCGCGTGCGTGAGCAGGCCTCCGGTGAAGTACTCGCTCCAGCCGGGGACCAGCGGGAACAGTTCCTCGCCGTCGAGCAGGACCTTCGGGCGGAGCGGGTGCGTGGCGGAGTAGTGCAGGACGAGCGTCCACTCCTCGGCCTCGGTGACGGTGAGGGTGCCGTCGTACGTCCAGGTGCGGCCTGCCTCGACGTGGTGCGCCTCGGTGTCGAAGGCGGGGTCGAGCACATCGGCCGGGAGGGGTTTGCCGAAGGCGTCCTCGCCGAGCGCGTAGGTCACCCGGGCGGCGCGCGACCGGATGGCGTCGAGGGGGCTGTCGGCGTGCTCGGGCACGACGTGGGCACTGCCACCGCCGCTGACCAGGGGCCGGGCGCCGGTCGGGCCGATCACCGCCACGCTGCCGCCGTCGCTCAGGGGCAGGGTTTTGTGGGCGTTGCGCAGCAGGGTGGCGCCCGCCTCGGCGACCTCGCGGGCGATGGCCGCACCGGCTGCCGCGTCCCGCTCCGGCCGGTGCGGGGCGATGCCGTCGAGCAGTCCGAAGCGGTCCATGACGGCCAGGACGCGGCGCACGGCCCGGTCGACATACGCCTCGGGCACGCCGCCGTCCCGTACGGCCGTGCGGAGGGCGGTGCCGTAGTGGGTGCCGTCGGGCATCTCCATGTCGAGACCCGCCAGCAGGGCCTCGCGGGTGCTGTGTGCGGCGGACCAGTCGGTCATGACGAAGCCGGTGAAGCCCCACCGCTCGCGCAGGACGCCGGTGAGCAGGGCCTCGTTCTCGCAGGCGAAGGTGCCGTTGACCTTGTTGTACGCGCCCATCACCGCGCCGGTGCCGGCGGCGACGGCCGCTTCGAAGCCGCGCAGCTCGGTCTCGTGCAGGGTCCGCTCGTCCACCCGCACGTCGACCGATGCGCGGTCGCGCTCCTGGTTGTTGAGCGCGAAGTGCTTGACGGTCGCGATGAGTCCCTCGCTCTGGATGCCCTCGATCTCGGCGGCGACCAGGTGGGCGGAGAGCAGCGGATCCTCGCTGAAGGTCTCGAAGTTGCGGCCGGCGTACGGGGTGCGGATGAGGTTGACCATCGGGGACAGCAGCACGTCCTGGCCGAGGGCGCGGCCCTCCCGCCCGATGACCCGGCCGTAGCGCCGGGCCAGGCCGGGGTCGAAGGCGGAGGCCAACAGGACGGGAGCGGGCAGGGCGGTGGCGTGCCGGGTGACACGGACACCGGCCGGGCCGTCGGCCAGACGCAGTGGGGGGATGCCGAGGCGCTCCACTCCGGCCACGTATCCGGCTTGGCCGAGGGGGCGCGGGTCGGTGGCGCCGTGCAGCAGGGAGATCTTCTCGTCGAGGGTGAGCCGGGCGAGCAGCGCCTCGACGCGGGGCGCGGGCCCGCCGCGCGCGTGGGCGGGCGACGGCACCGCGGCGACGGTGATCGCCCCGCCGATCAGACGCAGTGCGGACCGCCGGGGGATGCGAGGCGCGGTGTCGGTCATGGACGCACTATGCGCCAGACGCCGCTTGACGCTCCGTCGGACACCACGGGCGGGGCGGGTGAACCTCTGCCCGCGGGGTCGCCCGGGCGGGCGACCCCGGCCCGCTCTACGGCAGGGCGGCGGAGTGGAGTGCCGTCACGGCGTCGGTCACGGTGGCGGTCGCGGGACCGAGGACGTCGGGGCCGGGCCCCGTGTCGGCCTCGCCAGCCCCGGGGCCGGCTTCCTCGCAGCAGTCCACCTGCGCGAACCGCGTCTCGTACCGCTCCTGCGGCAGCTTCCCGGACGTGCTGGGCGGCGGTCCGGGCCGGTGCCCGGGCGGGGCTTCGCCGTACGGCCGCCGCGTGGGCTCCCGGCGGCTCTCGCGCGGAGTGTCCTCGGCTCGCTTCTGCCTGGACTCCCCCGGACCCCCGGGGGCGGACGACGGTTCCAGTGTCCAGCGTTGCGCCCCGGATCCGTCGCGGCCGGTGACGATCACGTCCCGGCCCTTGCCGGGGGCGAGGGCCAGCCCCTTGCCCCCGCGCGGCAGGAGTTCACCGCGCACGGTCAGGTCGTAGCGGACGACTCCGGCGTGCACGAGACAGCCGGCCAGGACGACCGAGCCCTCGGCCGTGTCGGAGGCGAGGCACAGGGTGGGGTCGGCGGTGCTGCGCAGTACGCCGTCGTCCTGGTACGACCACTGCTGGGACCCGCCCGCGGAGCAGGCGGCCAGCACGACGCGGGCGTCGGCCCGGGTCCGGCCGCCCGGGATGTCGAGGCACAGGCCGTCGGCGAGGTTGCGCAGCCGCCCCCGGGCCACTTCGGCGGGGTTGCCGGCGGAGGCGGCCGACGGGAAACCGGCGGACGGGGAAGCGGTGGACGAGGATGTCGCGGAGTCCGGCGGCACGGACGGGGTTCCCGCGCCGTCCGGGTCGACGGAGTGGCCGCTGACCGCGCCCCAGGTGGCCTGCGAGTCGGTGGTGCCGCCCTCCTCCGTCCAGCCCCGGGCGGCGAGCAGGGTCGCGAGCAGCACCAGTGAGGTCACCCCGACCGCGGCGGCCAGCGCCTTCGTGTGCCTCCTCGGCGCCCCGGGCCGGCCGGTCGCCGGTTCGGCACGGGAGCGCAGGCGGTGGCGTCCGCCGGCGGGCAGGTCGCCCCGGTCCCCGTCGCGGCCCGGCCGTGAGGCGAGGTAGCGGCGTGCGCCCCAGCCGAGCACCGTTTCGGCGAGCAGGTCTTCCAGACCGCCCTCGAAATGGCTGAGTTGTTCGGCGGCGTGACGGCAGTAGCGGCATGCCATGAGATGCCGCTGCACATCCGGCAGCAGGGCCCCGCCGCGGCGCATGGGAACGTCCAGCAGGCGGTTGTAGTAGCGGCATTCCTGCGTCGGTGCGAGTTCCCGGTGCGCCCGTACGCACCCCGACCGGAATTGCTCGCGCGCCTGCTCCAGGGCGGCCGACGCGGTGCCGGCGTCCACTCCCAGCAGACCGGCCGGTACGGATATGGACTCGGCCTCGACCTCCCTGTGCCACAGCAGGCATTGGGAAGCCCCCGGAAGACCGCGGAAAGCCCGCTCCGCGAGGCGTCGCCTTTCGGGTGTACCGGACCGGGCGGCGCGCAGGCCGCGGGCGCCGACGGTTTTGCGGAGTTCCGGCAGTACTCCGGAAATGCCGTCGTCCGCGGCCCACTCCCCGACCGTCTCCCGGACGGCCGTGAGCAGCCGCGGACGCAGGGCGCCACCGCCCGGCCGGGCCAGCTCCACGCGGAAGGCGGCGGCTGCCGCCATCGACGCGGAATCCTCCGAGGACGCAAGGCAGATCACGGCGTAGTCGTAGACCGAGCGCCAGTGCCGCGCCAGCAACAGCGCGACGGCGCGCGGCCCTTCAGTGGGTTCGCCGACCCGGGCGAGAAGATTGCGGTCGGACTCCGCGGGCCCCGCTCCGGGTCGTGGCGGGTACGGCGGGCGTGGGGGGTTGGGGGATTGCACGGAACCATTTCCTTCCAGCCGCAGAACGGCATGCGAATTGCGCGTCCGTCGGAAAGCAGGTGCGTGATTGGTGCATACCTATGCCGCGTCAGCTGCGGACCCGGCTGTGAGGCGGCTCACTTTCGCACACGCGACTCACAGGTAACAAGGAGTTCGGATGACCCAAGTTCAAAACGCGGGGAATTCAGATATGTTACCGGCGGTATCCGCACCGGCATTCGAAAAAACAGGGCAGCCGAGGGCCGCAAGTTGTGCGCACGCAAAGGCGGTTGGTCCACGAAATCTCCCACTTCACAGCGCGCTCCCACACGGCTCTCGGCGCGCTCTCAGCTCCGCGCGCCAGGGTGGGCCGCATGATCGCCCCCCACCCTTCCGCCCCGGCCGCCCCCGCCCGCACCGTCCGCAAGGCGGTCGTCCCGGCCGCCGGTCTCGGCACCCGCTTCCTGCCCGCCACGAAGGCGACGCCCAAGGAGATGCTGCCGGTCGTCGACAAGCCGGCCATCCAGTACGTCGTCGAGGAGGCCGCAGCGGCGGGACTCGACGACGTCCTGATGGTCACCGGCCGGCACAAGCGGGCCATCGAGGACCACTTCGACCACGCCTTCGAACTGGAACAGGCCCTCACGGCCAAGGGCGACACCGTGCGACTGGACGCGGTGCGCGACCCGGCGCGGCTGGCCAGCATCCACCACATCCGGCAGGGCGAACCGCTCGGCCTCGGCCACGCCGTGCTGTGCGCCCGCCGCCATGTCGGCGACCAGCCCTTCGCGGTCCTCCTCGGCGACGACCTGATCGACCCGCGCGAGACCCTGCTGAGCCGGATGCTCGGCGTGCGCGACCGCCGGCTCGGCAGCGTGGTCGCCCTGATGGAGGTCCCGCCGGAGCAGATCCACCGCTACGGCTGCGCCGCCGTCGAGCCGGCCGGCGAGGAGGACGTCGTCCGCGTCACGGGCCTGGTCGAGAAGCCGGCACGGCAGCACGCGCCCAGCCGCTACGCCGTCATCGGCCGCTACGTCCTCGACCCGGCCGTCTTCTCCGTCCTGGAGCGCACCCCGCCGGGCCGGGGCGGCGAGATCCAGCTGACCGACGCCCTGCAGGAGCTGGCCGCGGGCGGCACGGTGCACGGAGTCGTCTTCAAGGGCCTGCGCCACGACACCGGCGACAAGGCCGACTATCTGCGCACGGTGGTCAGGCTGGCCTGCGAACGGCCCGACCTGGGGCCGGAGTTCGTGGCGTGGCTCCGGCGCTTCCTCGGGGAACTGGACGGCGCGCGCCCCGGGCGCCGGGACGTGGCGGCCTGACATGCGAAAGCCCCGGCACCCGGCCGGGGTCCCGCACCCGCCACTACCCGGTCAGCCGTTGGGCCGCAGGGTCCACACCACCGTCATCTCACCGGTCACGGCGCCGTCGGCCCGCTGGATGGCGATGGCCACCGGGAACTCGGGGCGCTCACCGGCGTCCAGCTGGGCGACGACCTCGGAGGCCGGGCGGCCGAGGGTGGCCGTGGCGGTGACGGCGCCCATCGCCAGCTTCTTGTAGGAGATCTCGGCGCTGACGGCGAGCGGCACGGCGCGCGCGAGCTGGTCCCCGAACGCGGCCAGCACGATCGCCCCGCTCGCGGACTCGCCGAGCGTGAACATCGCGCCGGCGTGCGGGCCGCCCACGTGGTTGTGGTACTCGCCCTGGTCCGGCAGCGACACCACCGCCCGCTCCGGCGAGGTCTCGAGGAACTCGAGGTTCAGGGTCCGGGCCATGGGCACCGTGGCGGCGAGCATCTCGCCGATGGACATCTGGTCTGCGCTCATGGCCGAATGTTACTCACGAGTAGAGACGGCTGACCAGGCCGTGTGACGACCGCCGCATCGGTCCGCACGACATCCACACCGTCCTGTTCCCGGGTTGCTACGTCTCCGTCCACGGACAGTGGCCGAATCGTGTCCGGGGCGCGGCTAGGGTGGCTGCCCATGTGGCCAGGACAGCAGCCGCCCGGGGGCGAGCAGAACCCGCAAGGGAACAACCCGTACCAGCAGCCGGGGTACCAGCAGCCGAATCCGTACCAGCAGCCGGGGCACCAGCAGCAGCCCAGCCCCTACGGGCAGCAGCCGCAGTGGGGCACCCCCGCGCCGGCCGGCGCACCGCAGCCTCCGCAGGGCGGTGGCGGCGGCAACCGGACGAAGCTGGTCGCGATCATCGCCGCCACGGCGGTGGTCGTCGCGGCCGGTGTCACCGGTTTCCTGGTGCTGGGCGGCGACAAGGACGACACGGCGGACGGTGGCGGCAAGAACGGCACGGCGTCGTCGAGCCCGTCGGCCCAGGAGCCGAGCGCCCCCGCCACGGGCGACAACCCCCGCGGCGGTGAGGCGGCGCAGCCCACGGTCAAGGGCTGGAAGGTCGTTATCAACCCCAAGTGGGGCACCGCCTTCGACGTCCCGGCGGACTGGGAGGTGGCCTCCCCGACCTCGTCCGTCTTCTTCGAGGACGAGAAGTCGGACGACGGCAAACCGCTGATCACCATGTCGGCACCGGCGTTCTACAAGTCCAAGTGGTGCACGAGCGACGACAACAAGGACGGCAGGTCCGAGACCGAGTCCCTGGCCGGCGCGGGCACCAAGGGTGCCGACGGCGCCAAGGACACGGACGAGGTCGCGGTCAACCAGGTGGCCTGGTGGGTGTACGGCGGCTACACGCAGCCGGACAAGAAGAGCGTCAAGACCGACGACAAGGCCGAGCCCTACACCACCGCCTCGGGTGTGAAGGGCAGCATCGCCTGGGCGCACTCGGAGAACACACCCGACAAGGGCAAGTGCGCGAGCGACGGCAAGGCGGTCACGTTCGGCTTCAAGAACTCCGCCGGCGACTTCGTCGCGTGGAGCTTCTTCGGCGCCAAGGGCGTCAAGGGCGAGGTTCCCGAGAAGACCGTCATGAAGATCCTCAGCACGGTCCGGCTGCACGGCGAGCCGACCGGCGGCTGACCGGGAAAGAGGACGGGCCCGCCCCTGCGACAGGGGCGGGCCCGCTCACCGGAGCATCGGGGACGAGCCTCAGCCCTTCAGGTACCCGCGGTAGACCCAGCGCCCCGTGACGGAGTCCTCGTCGACACGGCAGCTGCCGATGCAGACCCAGGGGTTGCCCGCGGAGTTGGTGCACTCCCAGGAGGCGTGCACCTTGTTGTCCTTGTAGACGTAGCCGACCACCCTGGCGTTGGCCGAGAAGCTGGAGTGGACCGCGGCCTTCTCCTTGACGACCACGTAGTCACGTGACGACGGCTGGCACTTGAAACCGGCCGCCGAGGCGGAGCCGGCCCCCATGAGGGGCAGCGCGGCCCCCATGAGTGCCGCCGTGGCCAGCAACGTCGCAGAGCGCTTGTGCATTGGTTTCCTTCCCCGTTTCAAGGTCAAATCAAGATCAACTTAGCTAGGCGCGGACACGTCGCGCAATCGGTTTGGCAGGACGGCCCCGGGCCCTGCCCTCGGCCACTCTCGCTGTCCCGGTGCCGAT
This is a stretch of genomic DNA from Streptomyces hawaiiensis. It encodes these proteins:
- a CDS encoding beta-glucosidase family protein encodes the protein MTDTAPRIPRRSALRLIGGAITVAAVPSPAHARGGPAPRVEALLARLTLDEKISLLHGATDPRPLGQAGYVAGVERLGIPPLRLADGPAGVRVTRHATALPAPVLLASAFDPGLARRYGRVIGREGRALGQDVLLSPMVNLIRTPYAGRNFETFSEDPLLSAHLVAAEIEGIQSEGLIATVKHFALNNQERDRASVDVRVDERTLHETELRGFEAAVAAGTGAVMGAYNKVNGTFACENEALLTGVLRERWGFTGFVMTDWSAAHSTREALLAGLDMEMPDGTHYGTALRTAVRDGGVPEAYVDRAVRRVLAVMDRFGLLDGIAPHRPERDAAAGAAIAREVAEAGATLLRNAHKTLPLSDGGSVAVIGPTGARPLVSGGGSAHVVPEHADSPLDAIRSRAARVTYALGEDAFGKPLPADVLDPAFDTEAHHVEAGRTWTYDGTLTVTEAEEWTLVLHYSATHPLRPKVLLDGEELFPLVPGWSEYFTGGLLTHAADGLSVRRRVMKPTEGTHRLSITARGGETGQLFRLRRITAATRAGDVTQAVRAARAARDVVLFAYEDAIEGQDRTTIALPGNQERLIDAVTAANPRTTVVLNTSSATSMPWLERTGAVLQMYYPGQEGAAATAAVLFGDRDPGGRLTQSFPAGDDRHPVAGDPRRYPGVDGTEEYTEGIHVGHRWYDAERVRPLFPFGHGLSYTSFAYEEPEAVWTADGLDVAFTVRNTGERDGVDVPQVYAGPSPDVPLDQPVRVLAGYRRLTLRAGLERRVTVRVEPRALSSWDPDVHDWVLGTGTRTLWIGASSRDLRLRLDARVGG
- a CDS encoding DUF4442 domain-containing protein, whose protein sequence is MSIGEMLAATVPMARTLNLEFLETSPERAVVSLPDQGEYHNHVGGPHAGAMFTLGESASGAIVLAAFGDQLARAVPLAVSAEISYKKLAMGAVTATATLGRPASEVVAQLDAGERPEFPVAIAIQRADGAVTGEMTVVWTLRPNG
- the galU gene encoding UTP--glucose-1-phosphate uridylyltransferase GalU is translated as MIAPHPSAPAAPARTVRKAVVPAAGLGTRFLPATKATPKEMLPVVDKPAIQYVVEEAAAAGLDDVLMVTGRHKRAIEDHFDHAFELEQALTAKGDTVRLDAVRDPARLASIHHIRQGEPLGLGHAVLCARRHVGDQPFAVLLGDDLIDPRETLLSRMLGVRDRRLGSVVALMEVPPEQIHRYGCAAVEPAGEEDVVRVTGLVEKPARQHAPSRYAVIGRYVLDPAVFSVLERTPPGRGGEIQLTDALQELAAGGTVHGVVFKGLRHDTGDKADYLRTVVRLACERPDLGPEFVAWLRRFLGELDGARPGRRDVAA
- a CDS encoding RICIN domain-containing protein, which encodes MQSPNPPRPPYPPRPGAGPAESDRNLLARVGEPTEGPRAVALLLARHWRSVYDYAVICLASSEDSASMAAAAAFRVELARPGGGALRPRLLTAVRETVGEWAADDGISGVLPELRKTVGARGLRAARSGTPERRRLAERAFRGLPGASQCLLWHREVEAESISVPAGLLGVDAGTASAALEQAREQFRSGCVRAHRELAPTQECRYYNRLLDVPMRRGGALLPDVQRHLMACRYCRHAAEQLSHFEGGLEDLLAETVLGWGARRYLASRPGRDGDRGDLPAGGRHRLRSRAEPATGRPGAPRRHTKALAAAVGVTSLVLLATLLAARGWTEEGGTTDSQATWGAVSGHSVDPDGAGTPSVPPDSATSSSTASPSAGFPSAASAGNPAEVARGRLRNLADGLCLDIPGGRTRADARVVLAACSAGGSQQWSYQDDGVLRSTADPTLCLASDTAEGSVVLAGCLVHAGVVRYDLTVRGELLPRGGKGLALAPGKGRDVIVTGRDGSGAQRWTLEPSSAPGGPGESRQKRAEDTPRESRREPTRRPYGEAPPGHRPGPPPSTSGKLPQERYETRFAQVDCCEEAGPGAGEADTGPGPDVLGPATATVTDAVTALHSAALP